A single window of Leeuwenhoekiella sp. MAR_2009_132 DNA harbors:
- a CDS encoding phospho-sugar mutase produces MNPEITAKAEAWLSPTFDTTTQEEVKKLLANNTEDLNESFYKNLEFGTGGMRGIMGVGTNRINKYTLGKNTQGLSEYLKKSFPGESVKVAIAYDCRNNSKELAQVVADVFSANDINVFLFSDLRPTPELSFAVKHLDCHCGIVLTASHNPPEYNGYKVYWQDGGQLVPPQDSEIVALIEQLDYNAINFNAKKEHITYIDTEVDAAFLKASLENGSFSELAKHRDDVTIVFTPLHGTSVTVIPDVLEQAGYKNVHIVEEQRKPNGNFPTVKSPNPEEPEALKMAMALAEEKNADIVIGTDPDCDRLGIAVRDNSGKLVLLNGNQTMVVMTDFLLDNYFENNKADGTEFIGSTIVSTPMMEVLAKSYDVECKLGLTGFKWIAKMIKDHPSQYFIGGGEESFGYMVGDFVRDKDAVTATLLACEIVTKAKSEGSSFYKKLQDLYVKHGFFKEDLTSLVKKGISGAEEIKQTMINLRENPLTSIIGERIVQIDDYASSKSLKVNTGSSSDIEIPKSNVLIYHTDKGSRIAARPSGTEPKIKFYISVNDTADSLADLEDTEKKLDEKIAGIRKELGL; encoded by the coding sequence ATGAATCCTGAAATTACTGCAAAAGCGGAGGCCTGGTTGTCTCCTACCTTTGATACAACCACTCAAGAGGAAGTTAAAAAGTTACTTGCAAACAATACAGAAGATCTAAACGAAAGTTTCTATAAAAATCTTGAGTTTGGTACCGGTGGAATGCGCGGTATAATGGGCGTAGGCACAAACCGAATCAATAAATATACCTTAGGTAAAAACACCCAGGGTTTATCTGAATATCTTAAAAAATCATTTCCGGGAGAGTCTGTAAAAGTTGCTATCGCTTATGATTGCCGAAACAACAGTAAAGAACTGGCTCAGGTTGTTGCAGATGTATTTTCTGCAAATGACATAAACGTATTTTTATTTAGTGATTTAAGACCTACACCAGAACTTAGTTTTGCTGTAAAACATCTAGATTGCCATTGTGGTATTGTACTCACTGCAAGTCACAATCCACCGGAATATAACGGCTATAAAGTATACTGGCAAGATGGTGGTCAACTCGTACCACCACAAGATTCTGAAATAGTAGCCCTAATAGAACAGCTTGACTATAACGCTATTAATTTTAATGCTAAAAAAGAGCACATTACCTATATAGATACTGAAGTTGATGCCGCATTTTTAAAAGCTTCATTAGAAAATGGAAGCTTTTCTGAATTAGCAAAACACCGCGATGATGTAACAATCGTTTTTACACCACTTCACGGAACATCAGTAACTGTGATTCCTGATGTTTTAGAGCAAGCAGGGTATAAAAATGTACATATAGTTGAAGAGCAACGTAAGCCAAATGGTAATTTCCCAACGGTAAAATCTCCCAATCCTGAAGAACCCGAAGCTCTTAAAATGGCTATGGCTCTTGCTGAAGAAAAAAACGCAGATATTGTTATAGGTACAGATCCTGATTGTGATCGCCTTGGGATAGCTGTACGTGATAACTCCGGTAAACTAGTGCTTTTAAATGGTAACCAGACTATGGTTGTTATGACCGATTTCTTACTGGATAATTACTTTGAAAACAATAAAGCAGACGGGACTGAATTTATAGGCTCTACTATTGTATCTACCCCTATGATGGAGGTTTTAGCTAAATCCTATGACGTAGAATGCAAACTAGGCCTTACCGGTTTTAAATGGATTGCCAAAATGATTAAAGATCACCCTAGCCAGTATTTTATAGGTGGTGGTGAAGAGAGTTTTGGTTATATGGTAGGTGACTTTGTACGTGATAAAGATGCGGTAACCGCTACTCTACTTGCCTGTGAGATTGTAACTAAAGCAAAAAGTGAAGGTTCGTCGTTTTATAAAAAATTACAAGATCTTTATGTAAAACATGGTTTTTTCAAAGAAGACCTAACTTCACTTGTAAAGAAAGGAATTTCTGGAGCTGAAGAGATTAAGCAAACAATGATTAATCTGCGTGAAAACCCATTGACCTCTATCATTGGCGAACGTATTGTTCAAATAGATGACTATGCAAGTTCAAAATCTTTAAAGGTAAATACAGGAAGTTCTAGCGATATTGAAATTCCAAAATCTAATGTTCTTATTTACCATACAGATAAAGGCTCTCGTATAGCTGCACGACCAAGCGGCACCGAACCTAAGATAAAATTTTACATCAGTGTTAATGATACCGCAGATAGTCTTGCAGATCTTGAGGACACCGAGAAAAAACTAGATGAGAAAATAGCAGGTATTCGTAAAGAATTAGGTCTGTAA
- a CDS encoding ABC transporter ATP-binding protein, protein MNYFKQILQFAIPYKKYAILNIICNILYAVFSTLSFLALIPVIEILFDKSKRISELPVWEGWPNVKQYAVDYFYYNVSQRVAEDELSALVFICIIVVILFFLKNIFGYLATYFITFLRNGVMRDVRDAIYDKLIELPISYFSEKRKGDTISRITADVNEVERSFLSILEMVVREPLTIIFTIIAMVLMSAKLTLFVFIFLPISGLVISRIGKSLKRQSSQAQEENSTFLSIVEETLSSLKIIKGFNGEEQFRTKFRSSTNRLNTVLNSLLNRQNLASPASEFLGIFVIVIILWFGGQMVLVDGTLSAATFIAFLGLSYNILTPAKQISKASYSVKKGDAAAERILSVLNTETTIKDKADAKVAATFSDSVRIENITFSYEDEQVLSNFSAVIPKGKTVALVGQSGSGKSTIANLVTRFYDVNEGAIKLDGINLKDLTKNSVRAQMGLVTQDSILFNDTVRNNILLGKPEASDDEVIEALKIANAWEFVSDLPLKLDTNIGDSGNKLSGGQKQRLSIARAVLKNPPIMILDEATSALDTESERLVQKALENMMMNRTSIVIAHRLSTIQNADQIIVMHKGKIVEQGKHQELLSLNGTYKKLVDMQSFD, encoded by the coding sequence ATGAATTACTTCAAACAAATATTACAATTTGCAATTCCTTATAAGAAATACGCAATTCTCAACATCATTTGTAATATTCTATACGCTGTTTTCAGCACGCTATCATTTTTAGCCTTAATACCGGTCATTGAGATTTTATTTGATAAGAGTAAACGTATTTCAGAATTACCTGTTTGGGAAGGATGGCCTAATGTAAAGCAATATGCTGTAGATTATTTTTATTATAATGTAAGCCAGCGTGTAGCAGAAGATGAGCTTTCAGCACTTGTTTTTATCTGTATAATAGTTGTCATTCTATTTTTTCTCAAAAATATTTTTGGATACTTAGCTACCTATTTTATTACCTTCTTGCGGAATGGAGTAATGCGCGATGTACGTGATGCTATTTATGATAAATTAATTGAATTGCCTATCTCCTATTTTTCAGAAAAACGAAAAGGAGATACCATTTCCCGAATTACAGCCGACGTTAACGAAGTAGAACGCTCCTTTCTTTCTATATTAGAAATGGTGGTGCGCGAGCCGTTAACCATAATTTTTACCATCATTGCTATGGTTTTAATGAGCGCCAAGCTTACCTTATTTGTATTTATATTTTTACCCATTTCTGGTTTAGTCATTTCGAGAATCGGAAAGTCTTTAAAGCGACAATCTAGTCAGGCTCAGGAAGAAAATAGTACGTTTTTATCTATTGTAGAAGAGACCTTATCAAGTCTTAAAATCATTAAAGGATTTAATGGGGAAGAGCAGTTTAGAACTAAATTCAGATCGAGTACAAATCGATTGAATACCGTATTAAACAGCTTGCTTAACCGTCAAAATCTAGCCTCTCCTGCAAGTGAATTTTTAGGGATTTTTGTAATTGTAATCATCCTCTGGTTCGGTGGTCAAATGGTACTTGTAGACGGTACACTTTCTGCAGCTACATTTATCGCATTTTTAGGCTTATCTTATAATATTCTAACACCGGCAAAACAGATTAGTAAAGCTTCATACAGTGTAAAAAAAGGAGATGCCGCTGCAGAGCGTATTCTTTCGGTTTTAAATACGGAAACCACTATAAAAGATAAGGCAGATGCTAAAGTTGCAGCAACTTTCTCAGATTCGGTACGTATTGAAAATATCACGTTTAGTTATGAAGATGAGCAGGTACTCTCAAACTTTAGTGCGGTTATTCCTAAAGGTAAAACTGTTGCCTTAGTAGGTCAAAGCGGAAGCGGTAAAAGTACTATTGCAAATCTGGTCACGCGCTTCTATGATGTTAATGAAGGTGCTATCAAATTAGATGGGATCAATTTAAAAGATCTTACTAAAAATTCGGTACGGGCGCAGATGGGATTAGTCACTCAGGACTCAATTCTCTTTAACGATACGGTACGTAACAATATTTTATTAGGAAAGCCAGAGGCTAGCGATGATGAAGTAATAGAAGCGCTTAAAATCGCAAATGCCTGGGAGTTTGTATCAGACTTGCCTTTAAAACTTGATACTAACATAGGAGACAGCGGAAACAAACTAAGTGGCGGTCAAAAGCAACGTCTTTCTATTGCGCGGGCAGTTTTAAAAAACCCGCCAATTATGATCTTAGATGAGGCTACTTCTGCTTTAGATACCGAAAGTGAGCGCCTGGTACAAAAAGCTTTAGAAAATATGATGATGAATCGTACTTCTATTGTAATTGCACACCGCTTATCTACTATTCAAAATGCAGATCAAATCATTGTAATGCACAAAGGAAAAATTGTTGAGCAAGGCAAACATCAAGAACTTTTAAGTTTAAATGGTACTTATAAAAAGCTGGTAGATATGCAGTCTTTTGATTAG
- a CDS encoding sensor histidine kinase, translating to MKRLLYTFYANRYFFLFILLFAYFQSIYTRIIVRGNVDAYIFTPDAAIATLISVSILYLIMLFFIRKMINPDVFGVQEMIKIFSDSLVIFVIATYLIGFVIAFSFNTIERNFNQQTLILSTLSNFLDGIIYGSFFLAYYYFQQNTKKQKQLISYNQAISESKINQLKTQLNPHFLFNNLNVLDQLIDEDKNKASEFLNEFADIYRYVLQASDKKFVTIEDELIFAEHYFKLIAHKYGNAYQLALTNKNNHGYIIPLALQLLLENAVQHNLGTAKNPVSIQIHIDNTIRVTNNYIPKKNAKTTSGRGLNNLREQYKLLTKTPIEIQNHDSTFSVSIPIIHKLEQ from the coding sequence ATGAAAAGACTGCTTTATACTTTTTACGCTAATCGTTATTTTTTTCTATTCATTTTACTGTTTGCATATTTTCAATCTATTTATACCCGTATCATAGTAAGAGGTAATGTTGATGCCTATATTTTTACGCCAGATGCAGCAATCGCTACGCTCATTTCAGTAAGTATCCTTTACCTTATTATGCTCTTTTTCATCAGAAAAATGATTAACCCTGATGTATTTGGAGTACAGGAAATGATAAAAATTTTTAGTGACTCGCTCGTTATTTTTGTAATAGCTACATATTTAATTGGCTTTGTGATAGCCTTTTCTTTTAATACTATAGAACGAAACTTTAATCAACAAACGCTTATATTATCTACGCTTTCCAATTTTTTAGACGGTATAATCTACGGTAGCTTTTTTCTGGCATATTACTACTTTCAACAAAATACTAAAAAACAGAAGCAATTAATTAGTTACAATCAGGCGATTTCAGAAAGTAAAATCAACCAACTTAAAACACAACTTAACCCTCATTTTCTATTTAATAATCTCAATGTTTTAGATCAGCTTATCGATGAAGATAAAAATAAAGCGTCTGAGTTTTTAAATGAATTTGCAGATATTTACAGATATGTACTACAGGCTTCAGACAAAAAATTTGTGACCATTGAAGATGAGTTGATTTTTGCTGAACACTATTTTAAATTGATAGCACATAAATACGGCAACGCTTATCAGCTAGCCCTTACAAATAAAAACAATCACGGTTATATCATACCACTCGCCTTACAATTGCTACTTGAAAATGCAGTTCAACATAATTTAGGAACGGCTAAAAACCCTGTTTCTATACAAATACATATAGATAATACAATTAGAGTCACTAACAACTATATTCCTAAAAAGAATGCAAAAACAACTTCAGGAAGAGGGTTAAATAACCTAAGAGAGCAATACAAATTGCTAACCAAAACTCCTATTGAAATTCAAAACCACGACAGCACATTTTCTGTAAGCATTCCTATAATTCATAAATTAGAACAGTGA
- a CDS encoding LytR/AlgR family response regulator transcription factor yields MIKILIIEDEIPARKKLKRFLDTLDTKIEIVAEIDTVETAIEFLNTSSVDLIFSDIELLDGNAFEIYNRVKIACPIIFTTAYDQFLMNAFESNGIAYLLKPFSKERFELAWNKFLLFRNSTSSDQQLNNLTKLIQQNFAKGSYKKRFTINTHQGIYFIDTENITFFEASESVIFAFDQSGKKHLVNNLSLKEIEEQLNPEYFFKINRSMLINKQHVEKIERYSKNVLSVKIKACKNYLKTSQSKTASFREWIEQ; encoded by the coding sequence GTGATAAAAATACTCATCATTGAAGACGAAATTCCTGCTAGAAAAAAACTAAAAAGATTTTTAGACACATTAGACACTAAAATCGAAATAGTAGCAGAGATTGACACTGTAGAAACTGCAATCGAATTTCTAAATACCTCAAGTGTAGATTTAATATTCTCAGATATTGAATTGTTAGACGGTAATGCTTTTGAAATCTATAATCGGGTTAAAATTGCGTGCCCAATTATTTTTACTACAGCTTATGATCAATTTTTAATGAATGCTTTTGAAAGCAATGGAATAGCCTATTTATTAAAACCATTTTCAAAAGAACGTTTTGAACTAGCCTGGAATAAATTTCTGTTATTCAGAAATTCAACCTCTTCTGATCAACAACTAAACAATCTCACAAAACTTATTCAACAGAACTTCGCTAAAGGCTCTTATAAAAAACGTTTTACGATTAATACGCATCAGGGAATTTACTTCATAGACACTGAGAACATTACTTTTTTTGAAGCTAGTGAAAGTGTAATTTTCGCTTTTGACCAAAGTGGTAAAAAGCATTTAGTGAACAATCTAAGTCTGAAAGAAATAGAAGAACAACTCAATCCTGAATATTTCTTTAAGATAAACCGCAGTATGCTCATCAATAAGCAACATGTGGAGAAAATAGAGCGATACTCTAAAAATGTATTATCTGTAAAAATAAAAGCTTGTAAAAACTATCTTAAAACTAGTCAAAGTAAAACAGCCTCTTTTCGAGAATGGATTGAACAGTAA
- the dnaK gene encoding molecular chaperone DnaK: MSKIIGIDLGTTNSCVAVMEGNEPVVIPNAEGKRTTPSVIAFVEGGEIKVGDPAKRQAVTNPTKTISSIKRFMGNKFSESNRELENVAYGVKKGDNDTPRVDIDGRLYTPQELSAMILQKMKKTAEDYLGQEVTGAVITVPAYFNDSQRQATKEAGEIAGLKVERIINEPTAAALAYGLDKKSTDQKIVVFDFGGGTHDVSILELGDGVFEVLSTDGDTHLGGDDVDSKIINWLAEEFKSEEDMDLRKDPMALQRLKEAAEKAKIELSSSNQTEINLPYVTATASGPKHLVRTLTRSKFEQLIDDLVKRTIAPCETALKAAGLSKSDIDEIILVGGSTRIPAVQEAVEKFFGKKPSKGVNPDEVVAVGAAIQGGVLTGDVKDVLLLDVTPLSLGIETMGGVMTKLIESNTTIPTKKSQVFSTAADNQPSVEIHVLQGERPMATDNKTIGRFHLDGIPPAQRGTPQIEVIFDIDANGIIKVSAEDKATGKKQDIRIEASSGLTEEEIKKMKADAEANAESDKKAKEKVDKLNEADQMVFQTEKLLKDSGDKLSADNKTKIEGALEELKKAHATGELEQVTPALDNLNEIWKSASEEIYKAQAEGGAQPGPDAGQPAGESTEGSASDVEDVDFEEVK, encoded by the coding sequence ATGAGTAAGATCATAGGAATTGATTTAGGTACAACAAACTCCTGTGTTGCCGTGATGGAAGGTAACGAGCCTGTTGTTATACCTAATGCAGAAGGTAAAAGAACAACTCCTTCTGTGATAGCATTTGTTGAAGGCGGTGAAATTAAAGTAGGTGATCCTGCAAAAAGACAAGCTGTAACAAACCCAACCAAAACGATATCTTCTATTAAGCGTTTTATGGGTAACAAGTTTTCTGAGTCTAACAGAGAATTAGAAAATGTTGCTTACGGTGTAAAAAAAGGTGATAACGATACTCCACGTGTAGATATTGACGGTCGTCTTTATACTCCACAAGAATTATCTGCAATGATTCTTCAAAAAATGAAGAAAACTGCTGAAGATTATTTAGGGCAAGAGGTAACAGGAGCTGTAATTACAGTACCTGCTTATTTTAATGATTCTCAGCGTCAGGCAACTAAAGAAGCTGGTGAAATCGCAGGTCTTAAAGTAGAGCGTATTATTAATGAGCCTACAGCGGCTGCATTAGCTTACGGTCTTGATAAAAAGAGTACAGATCAAAAGATCGTAGTATTTGATTTTGGTGGTGGTACGCATGACGTTTCTATATTAGAATTAGGAGATGGTGTATTTGAAGTACTTTCTACAGATGGTGATACACACTTAGGTGGTGATGACGTAGATAGCAAAATCATTAACTGGTTAGCTGAAGAATTTAAGTCTGAAGAAGACATGGACCTTCGTAAAGATCCTATGGCGCTTCAACGTTTAAAAGAAGCTGCTGAGAAAGCTAAGATTGAATTATCTTCTTCAAATCAGACTGAAATCAACTTACCTTACGTTACAGCTACCGCTAGCGGACCTAAGCATTTAGTACGTACATTAACCCGTTCTAAGTTTGAGCAGTTAATAGACGATCTAGTAAAAAGAACTATAGCTCCTTGCGAGACTGCACTTAAAGCTGCTGGTCTTTCTAAGAGTGACATCGACGAGATCATTTTAGTAGGTGGTTCAACTCGTATTCCTGCTGTACAGGAAGCTGTTGAAAAGTTCTTCGGAAAGAAACCAAGTAAAGGTGTAAATCCTGATGAGGTTGTTGCTGTAGGTGCTGCTATACAAGGTGGTGTACTAACAGGAGATGTTAAAGATGTACTTTTATTAGATGTAACTCCACTTTCATTAGGTATTGAGACTATGGGTGGTGTAATGACTAAATTAATTGAGTCTAACACAACTATCCCTACTAAGAAATCCCAGGTATTCTCTACTGCAGCAGATAATCAACCAAGTGTTGAGATTCACGTTCTACAGGGAGAGCGCCCAATGGCAACTGATAACAAGACAATTGGTCGTTTTCACTTAGATGGTATTCCACCAGCGCAGAGAGGAACTCCTCAAATTGAAGTTATTTTCGATATTGATGCTAACGGTATCATTAAAGTAAGTGCTGAAGATAAAGCAACTGGTAAGAAACAAGATATTCGTATCGAAGCTTCTTCTGGTCTTACTGAAGAGGAAATTAAAAAGATGAAAGCAGATGCTGAAGCAAATGCAGAGTCTGATAAGAAAGCAAAAGAAAAAGTTGACAAATTGAATGAGGCAGACCAGATGGTTTTCCAAACTGAGAAATTGTTGAAAGATTCTGGTGATAAATTATCTGCAGATAACAAAACTAAAATTGAAGGTGCTTTAGAAGAGTTGAAAAAAGCTCACGCTACTGGTGAATTAGAGCAAGTTACTCCTGCATTAGATAATTTAAATGAGATCTGGAAATCTGCTTCTGAAGAGATTTACAAAGCTCAGGCAGAAGGTGGTGCACAGCCGGGTCCTGACGCAGGTCAGCCAGCAGGCGAAAGCACTGAAGGTTCTGCAAGTGATGTAGAAGATGTAGACTTTGAAGAGGTTAAGTAA
- a CDS encoding CPBP family intramembrane glutamic endopeptidase: MKFYTRIDPKTQLFIKSASLLFTLYLLWALLKSLLIQQFPQIGVSEYTQSNLFEMLANNPFKAFVMVLVIAPVLEEIMFRTLLKPSHIDFVLFIVAWPTYYIAYYVIPPDVNWFMRLVFIAVFLGSFTYIGIQLLTPLKGRHLRAWLSRHHIKVWLITSSVFALLHINNYVDTFMINLPLLMLVIPRFLAGLFFGYIKIKNKHLSWSIGMHMLNNAIPISILLITR, translated from the coding sequence TTGAAGTTTTATACACGCATTGATCCCAAGACCCAACTCTTTATAAAATCGGCTTCACTCCTATTTACCTTGTATTTGCTTTGGGCCCTTCTAAAATCTCTACTGATACAGCAGTTTCCTCAGATTGGGGTATCAGAATATACCCAGAGTAATCTCTTTGAGATGCTTGCAAATAATCCTTTTAAGGCATTTGTTATGGTACTCGTAATTGCTCCCGTTCTAGAAGAAATTATGTTTAGAACTCTTCTAAAACCATCTCACATAGACTTTGTACTCTTCATAGTGGCCTGGCCAACTTATTATATAGCTTATTACGTGATTCCCCCAGACGTAAATTGGTTTATGCGGCTCGTATTTATTGCTGTGTTTTTAGGTAGTTTTACCTATATAGGTATTCAATTGCTTACACCACTCAAAGGAAGACATTTGAGGGCATGGCTATCTCGACACCATATAAAAGTCTGGTTGATTACTTCTAGTGTCTTTGCACTCTTACATATTAATAATTATGTAGATACTTTTATGATTAACCTACCTTTACTAATGCTGGTAATTCCCAGATTTTTAGCAGGGCTTTTCTTCGGATATATAAAGATTAAAAACAAACATTTAAGTTGGTCTATAGGGATGCATATGCTTAATAATGCTATACCTATAAGCATTTTACTAATTACCCGTTAA
- a CDS encoding cystathionine gamma-synthase family protein, translated as MKSKMHPESLMMSHGYKPELSEGAIKPPVFQTSTFAFDSAEAGKAFFEVAYGLRAQDQDEETGLIYSRINNPNLQIFEERLCLWDEADQCAVFESGMSAISTVLLEFLKPGDLLLYSMPTYGGTDHFITHYLQSVGVHALGFRPDQTQEEIIQLLEASGLAKNLALIYIETPANPTNELIDIAMCKALATRYSTAEKAVYLAVDNTYMGPIWCSPLKHGADLVIYSATKYIGGHSDLIAGAVLGSNEIMQRVKVLRTFLGNMASPHTCWLLLRSLETLKVRMEQQARSAQEIALFLEKHPKVSQVYYLGTLKESTEAYSIYKRQYTSPGAMIAFDIKGAEAEAFRLLNKLNLIKLAVSLGSTESLVQHPDTMTHAGVNPELKKRMGITSSLIRLSVGVENHEDLITDLEAGLECV; from the coding sequence ATGAAATCTAAAATGCATCCTGAAAGTTTAATGATGTCACACGGCTATAAGCCCGAATTATCTGAAGGAGCAATTAAACCTCCGGTTTTTCAAACTTCAACATTTGCATTTGATTCCGCAGAAGCCGGAAAAGCCTTTTTTGAGGTGGCTTATGGTTTGCGAGCACAAGATCAAGACGAAGAAACAGGACTTATTTACAGCCGTATAAATAATCCCAATCTTCAAATATTTGAAGAGCGTCTTTGCTTATGGGATGAGGCAGATCAATGTGCCGTTTTTGAAAGCGGTATGTCTGCCATAAGTACGGTACTTCTCGAGTTTTTAAAACCCGGGGATTTATTGTTGTATAGTATGCCTACGTATGGAGGCACAGATCATTTTATTACCCACTATCTGCAGAGTGTGGGTGTACATGCATTAGGTTTTAGACCAGACCAAACTCAGGAAGAAATTATTCAATTGCTTGAAGCAAGTGGTCTCGCAAAAAATCTGGCATTAATTTATATAGAAACCCCTGCAAACCCAACTAATGAGTTGATAGATATTGCGATGTGCAAAGCCTTAGCAACGCGCTATAGCACGGCAGAAAAAGCAGTTTATCTGGCTGTAGATAATACCTATATGGGACCTATTTGGTGCAGCCCATTAAAACATGGTGCAGATCTGGTAATTTATTCAGCTACTAAATATATAGGCGGACATAGTGATCTTATAGCAGGAGCAGTATTAGGCTCAAATGAGATTATGCAACGTGTAAAGGTCTTGCGAACTTTTTTAGGAAATATGGCGAGTCCGCATACGTGCTGGTTACTGTTACGAAGTCTTGAAACGCTTAAAGTACGTATGGAACAGCAAGCGAGAAGCGCTCAGGAAATCGCGTTATTTTTAGAGAAGCATCCTAAAGTGTCTCAAGTATATTATCTGGGTACTTTAAAAGAGTCAACCGAAGCTTATAGTATTTATAAACGTCAATATACGTCACCCGGAGCAATGATTGCTTTTGATATAAAGGGAGCAGAAGCAGAAGCGTTTAGATTACTTAACAAACTCAACTTAATTAAATTGGCTGTTAGTTTAGGAAGTACAGAAAGTCTGGTACAGCATCCTGATACCATGACGCACGCAGGAGTAAATCCTGAATTAAAAAAACGCATGGGTATTACTTCAAGTTTAATACGATTATCTGTAGGGGTAGAAAACCACGAAGATCTTATTACAGATCTTGAAGCCGGTTTAGAATGTGTGTAG
- a CDS encoding Lrp/AsnC family transcriptional regulator has protein sequence MYTLDKTDKQLLEILQHNSKTQVKEITETVNLTKTPIYDRIKRYEQEGIIKKYVAVLDTHKIETAMVVFCSVSLDSQQIDGINAFSKALADIPEVIECYLLGGANDFLLKVVVKDLQAYHEFSSGKLAALPNVSQIKSSFVLNEIKRSTVIPLF, from the coding sequence ATGTACACCTTAGATAAAACAGATAAGCAGTTACTCGAAATCTTACAACATAATAGTAAAACGCAGGTTAAAGAAATTACCGAAACGGTAAACCTCACTAAAACGCCTATTTACGATCGTATAAAGCGTTATGAGCAGGAAGGTATTATCAAAAAATATGTTGCAGTTCTCGACACTCATAAAATTGAAACGGCAATGGTAGTTTTTTGCTCGGTCTCTCTAGACAGTCAACAAATAGATGGTATTAATGCGTTTAGCAAAGCACTTGCAGATATCCCTGAGGTTATTGAATGTTATTTACTGGGTGGTGCAAATGATTTTTTACTCAAAGTTGTTGTTAAAGACCTTCAGGCCTATCACGAGTTTTCTTCAGGCAAGTTGGCCGCCCTGCCCAATGTGTCTCAAATAAAAAGCAGCTTTGTTTTAAATGAAATCAAACGCTCAACTGTAATTCCTCTGTTTTAA